The Bacteroides ovatus genomic interval ACGCGCAAAGCGGCACGAAGACCACCAGCGGAAAGATGTACTTGGGTTGTTTGAAGTTGATTTTCATCATGGGTTATCGTTGTTTTTGAGTGATTTGACAATGCTTTCCAGTTTCCCGTACTGCCGGACGATGCGGACGGAATCCGCACGGCTCTTGTGGGGCAGGGCTATCATGGAGTCCAGTTCCTCGCGGAGTGCCTGCCCTTCGGCGGCCAGTTCCAGCAACGTCTGCCGCTGTACGCCCTTGTTCGCCTGTATGGTACGGAAACCGCTGAAAAGCGGTTCCATGCTGGCGATGGCACTGATGTCTGGTTCCTGCCCATCGTTCGGACGCATACCGTCCAACGTGACGGTGACTGCCAACAGGAAGGACAAAGTGCCCACCACACAGGCACAGGTGCGCTTGGGATGTTTCCTTGCCCAAGCGTTTGCCAGCCTGATTCTTGCGGCCAGCCGGTATTTCGTGCCAATGCTGCCCAGCTTGGGCTGCAACCATGCCTTTATCTGGTCATGCGTCTTCAAGCGGTGGGCACGCCCTATTTTTCTGAGTGATTTCATATTTTCTTTGATAAGGTGTTACACGTCAATAATCCAAATCCTTGTTCTCTATCGTCCTCCAGTTCGTGATCATCAGCCCGTGCGGATTGTTCCTTGTCCTCGGCACGTTCTCGATGTAGCCGGTCGTGACCATCGAACGCTTCAAGTCCTTGGTGCGCCGCTTGATAAGCTGCGTGCCGTAATAGGTGAACTTCCGTTCATGCTCGTCCAGCAGGATGGAGTCGCACATGATGGTGCAGACCGCCGACGAAGATATGATGTCCGAATAGAAGCCGTTCTCGTCCAACGCCTGTTTCTGTTTGAGTGCCGTACCGTCCGCCATGTACATCGCCTTGCCGAGCGTCCACTTGATATAGTCGTTGTCGGGCGGCAGGTTGAAGAAGTACTGATGGAAGAGCTGGATGTGTGCTTTT includes:
- the traK gene encoding conjugative transposon protein TraK encodes the protein MLIESLAQKTRLAMMTVVATIAGCAVICGFTVWCCISLVNKERQQIYVLDGDIPFLAERAQLEANFTMEAKAHIQLFHQYFFNLPPDNDYIKWTLGKAMYMADGTALKQKQALDENGFYSDIISSSAVCTIMCDSILLDEHERKFTYYGTQLIKRRTKDLKRSMVTTGYIENVPRTRNNPHGLMITNWRTIENKDLDY